Sequence from the Candidatus Poribacteria bacterium genome:
TATAAAACAAACGAAATATTCCCGTCTTTCGTTACCAAATTGCGCTATCAAGGTATAATTGTCCTGCTTTCAACGAAACCCTACGAATACATTTCTTTATTGACTCCCTTCTCAATTCACGTTAAACTAACATCTTATAGTTGACTTTAAAATAGCAAGGTAAGGTGCACCGATGGAATTGACACCCCAAGAAATCCAGTTGTTTCGCCACAACGGCTTTATCAGATTTCCGACGCGACTCTCTAAAGACCATGTGGAGGCACTTAAAGCTGCTGCACTGAAAGACATGGAAGAAGGCGTGGAACCTGTTGCCCGACAAGACGGTAGAATTATCCGAATCTCTGCTGTTTGGCAGCGTGGGGGCATCTTCCAAGAAACGGTTACTTGTGACGAGATTCTCAATCCGTTGGAATCATTATTGGGTCCGAATATAGAATTTGTGCTGAATCGTCACAATCACGTCTATCTGAGAGACGCGGGTTCATCGCATTCGCTTGAGTTGCATCGAGATGTCCGCCATTGGTCTCGGACAATTGCAACTGTTCTCATCTATCTCGAGGACACAAACTTAGAGAACGGCTGTACACGGGTCGTCCCTGGCTCACATCATTTGCCTGCGTTCGCGAGTCTCAGTGATGATACACTTCAGAAAATCGCGGCGAGTCAAGCCATTCCGTTACCGATGCCCGCCGGAGGTTTGCTCGCGATTGATAGCA
This genomic interval carries:
- a CDS encoding phytanoyl-CoA dioxygenase family protein; this encodes MELTPQEIQLFRHNGFIRFPTRLSKDHVEALKAAALKDMEEGVEPVARQDGRIIRISAVWQRGGIFQETVTCDEILNPLESLLGPNIEFVLNRHNHVYLRDAGSSHSLELHRDVRHWSRTIATVLIYLEDTNLENGCTRVVPGSHHLPAFASLSDDTLQKIAASQAIPLPMPAGGLLAIDSMIIHSAGINRTDRTRMSMTLGYHSIDELALEDNPRKVLVRGERPYGGNDKPRE